A genomic stretch from Candidatus Methylomirabilota bacterium includes:
- a CDS encoding NfeD family protein: MTKGAERRLRPLTKYLLIQIPGWIVVAVALSLIRRWVDLPVWAAIGVFLLWVIKDLVMFPFVRPAFEAGAKSGVDRLIGAQGIAEERLAPSGYIRVRGELWRAEALETDEPIPQGSRVRVRAVRGLTLLIQPEK, from the coding sequence ATGACAAAGGGTGCCGAACGGCGGCTTCGGCCCCTAACGAAATACCTGCTGATCCAGATACCCGGGTGGATTGTAGTAGCGGTGGCGCTGTCGTTGATTCGGCGATGGGTCGACCTTCCCGTCTGGGCCGCCATCGGCGTCTTCCTCCTTTGGGTTATCAAGGATCTGGTCATGTTCCCGTTTGTCCGCCCGGCCTTTGAGGCTGGTGCGAAGAGCGGAGTCGATCGCCTCATTGGGGCGCAAGGCATCGCTGAGGAGCGTCTGGCACCGTCGGGTTACATCCGCGTGCGTGGCGAGCTGTGGCGGGCCGAGGCACTCGAGACGGACGAACCGATTCCTCAGGGGAGCCGGGTGAGGGTGCGAGCAGTCCGAGGCCTCACCCTCCTCATCCAACCCGAAAAGTGA